A stretch of Myxococcus hansupus DNA encodes these proteins:
- a CDS encoding M56 family metallopeptidase, which translates to MMDARYLHALEQALLGFVWQGAVVALAVAGLLALMPQRAARMRYATACLGLVVMALLPVVTFLAALADATREATSGAFEALAQAGMLTVVASEGVILADVPWTETLRPWLLPAWCCGVLLLSARTVVAWVVTQRMTRRDTQAPAAPWREALTRALSRVRLSRPVRMLASTRVDVPMVMGLWRPLILVPAGAIAGLSPAQLEAVLAHELAHIRRHDYLVNLLQSLVETLLFYHPAVWWLSHRIREEREHCADDLAVQCCGDVVLYARALAMIEEQRFGATPHPALGVGGGALLARVRRLLSAAEPRSPRRPWRLASGLGGAGLAVALATSQVPETAHAEVPLGPTALQPEVRSEAAGMLSNTAPMHHLLVAPESFTSQARLEPSGPRTLTAPAPQKVQRTPPAKARPARVTGPLLIPDTGSIARTELSRVPYSLDGAPAALMVVDDTAAPDLDDALVNAASAHADEHANERPQVVVSAPAPARASAYDAIYKHMTAPPPLKRLRPGITPPRFLSGERIQFRNVAYGSQTSLDGFPKGAVVARCVITAEGSVTDCQPLKGLRGLEAGVIRTLSTWRYEPARLDGKPVAVRYVFDIWFTKEPGGGPRESKQVAGLDLSDVLGTTNTLDCDDCDAFVFHSPTATR; encoded by the coding sequence ATGATGGACGCGCGTTATCTCCACGCCCTGGAACAGGCCCTGCTCGGCTTCGTCTGGCAGGGTGCGGTGGTGGCACTGGCCGTCGCGGGGCTGCTGGCCCTGATGCCGCAGCGCGCCGCCCGGATGCGCTACGCCACGGCGTGCCTGGGGCTGGTGGTCATGGCCCTCCTGCCCGTGGTCACCTTCCTCGCCGCCCTGGCGGACGCCACGCGAGAGGCGACGTCCGGCGCCTTCGAGGCGCTCGCCCAGGCCGGCATGCTGACGGTGGTCGCCAGCGAAGGCGTCATCCTGGCGGACGTCCCGTGGACCGAAACCCTCCGTCCCTGGCTGCTGCCCGCGTGGTGCTGCGGTGTCCTGCTGCTGTCGGCGCGCACCGTCGTCGCCTGGGTGGTGACGCAGCGGATGACCCGGCGGGACACGCAGGCCCCCGCGGCCCCCTGGCGTGAGGCCCTGACGCGCGCGTTGAGCCGCGTTCGCCTGTCGCGGCCCGTGCGGATGCTGGCCTCCACCCGGGTCGACGTCCCCATGGTGATGGGACTGTGGCGACCGCTCATCCTCGTGCCGGCGGGAGCCATCGCCGGGCTGTCACCCGCGCAGCTCGAGGCCGTGCTCGCGCACGAGCTGGCCCACATCCGCCGCCACGACTACCTGGTCAACCTGCTCCAGTCCTTGGTGGAGACCCTCCTCTTCTACCACCCGGCCGTGTGGTGGCTGTCCCACCGCATCCGCGAAGAGCGCGAGCACTGCGCGGACGACCTGGCCGTCCAGTGCTGCGGGGATGTGGTGCTGTACGCCCGCGCCCTGGCGATGATCGAGGAGCAGCGCTTCGGCGCGACGCCCCACCCCGCGCTCGGCGTGGGCGGCGGTGCGCTGCTCGCCCGGGTCCGCCGGTTGCTGTCCGCCGCCGAGCCCCGCTCGCCGCGCCGGCCGTGGCGGCTCGCCAGTGGCCTGGGCGGCGCGGGGCTCGCCGTGGCGCTCGCGACCTCACAGGTTCCGGAGACGGCGCACGCCGAGGTGCCCCTGGGCCCGACGGCCCTCCAACCCGAGGTGCGCTCCGAAGCGGCGGGCATGCTGTCGAACACCGCGCCGATGCACCACCTGCTCGTCGCGCCGGAGTCATTCACCTCGCAAGCCCGGCTCGAGCCCTCGGGACCGCGGACCCTCACCGCGCCGGCGCCCCAGAAGGTGCAACGCACGCCCCCCGCGAAGGCGCGCCCCGCCCGGGTTACCGGGCCGCTGCTCATCCCCGACACCGGGTCGATTGCGCGCACGGAGCTGTCCCGCGTCCCCTACTCCCTCGACGGCGCACCCGCCGCGCTGATGGTGGTGGACGACACCGCCGCGCCAGACCTCGACGACGCCCTGGTGAATGCCGCGTCCGCGCACGCCGACGAACACGCCAACGAGCGGCCCCAGGTGGTCGTCTCCGCGCCCGCGCCCGCCCGCGCCTCCGCGTATGACGCCATCTACAAGCACATGACGGCGCCGCCGCCCCTCAAGCGGCTCCGGCCCGGCATCACCCCGCCGAGGTTCCTCTCGGGTGAGCGCATCCAGTTCCGCAACGTCGCGTACGGTTCGCAGACCTCCCTGGACGGGTTCCCCAAGGGCGCGGTGGTCGCTCGCTGCGTCATCACCGCGGAAGGCTCCGTGACGGACTGCCAGCCCCTCAAGGGACTGCGGGGGTTGGAGGCCGGCGTCATCCGCACGCTCTCCACGTGGCGCTACGAGCCCGCGAGGCTCGACGGAAAGCCCGTCGCGGTGCGGTACGTGTTCGACATCTGGTTCACCAAGGAGCCCGGTGGCGGCCCGCGCGAGTCCAAGCAAGTGGCGGGACTCGACCTCTCCGACGTGCTGGGCACCACGAACACGCTGGACTGCGACGACTGCGACGCCTTCGTCTTCCACAGCCCGACGGCGACGCGCTAA